TTGGGGCAACCTCCCCGAGGGGGAGATCTTCACCGCGCCGCTCACCGCCGAGGGCACGCTGGTGGTCGACGTGCTGGGGGACTACTTCAGCGAGCGATACGGCGTACTGGCGACGCCGGTCAGGCTGCACGTGCAAAAGGGCAGAGTGACAGACATCGCCTGCGCGAACCCCGACATCGCGATTGAGCTATCCGAATACCTGCGCTCCGCCGAGAACGGGACCCGCCTGGGGGAGTTCGCCATCGGCACCAACATCGCGTTGCGGCACCTGACGGGGAACCTGCTTCAGGACGAGAAGATCCCTGGCGTTCACGTCGCCTTCGGCAACCCATATCCGGAGGAGACGGGCGCCGACTGGGCGTCTCAGGTCCATGTGGACGTCATCCCCACCCGTTGCACCATCGAGGTGGACGGGGAGATCATCATGAGGGATGGGACGTTCGCTCCACACTATCTGGAGTGACCAGATCCAATGCCCTTCGTTGAGACCGGCCGACTACGGCAACACTACCTGGAACGAGGCGAGGGAGATCATCCTCTTCGTCCACGGGTCGTTCGGCAACGCCCGGTGGTGGGAGCCGACCCTGGATCTGCTCCCCGAGGGATACCGGGCCATCGCGCCCGATCTGCGCGGCTGCGGCCGAAGCGATCCGGCGGATGCGCCTGACGACTACGAGATCGCCACGCAGACAGCCGATCTGTGGGCCCTGGTCGACGCGTTGGGGATCGGCGATCTCCACCTGGTGGGACATGCCTACGGGGCGGCCGTGGCGCT
The sequence above is a segment of the Chloroflexota bacterium genome. Coding sequences within it:
- a CDS encoding alpha/beta hydrolase translates to MGRSLHTIWSDQIQCPSLRPADYGNTTWNEAREIILFVHGSFGNARWWEPTLDLLPEGYRAIAPDLRGCGRSDPADAPDDYEIATQTADLWALVDALGIGDLHLVGHAYGAAVALQMTLDRPGPILTLTLIAPPSAWGVKTPPEALQYLEQMRTDRELLLRALASTMPGRA